A stretch of Desulfofalx alkaliphila DSM 12257 DNA encodes these proteins:
- the nuoF gene encoding NADH-quinone oxidoreductase subunit NuoF, whose translation MLKSREDLIQLEQKAKEALKREKMRILVCAGTGCVAGGSLKVYESLKTKLQDKGLPVKVMLMEEKEGEPCAVNVSGCHGFCQMGPLVRIEPAGTLYHHVKEDDVDEIIEKHILGGQLVERLMYVHPTTGELVETQDEVPFYQKQNRVALEHCGRVNPDDLYDYIAHDGFQALAKALFDMTPEQVINEILESGLRGRGGGGFPTGRKWQFAAAAQGDKKYIICNGDEGDPGAFMDRSLMEGDPYRVFEGMMLAGYAIGADEGYVYVRAEYPLAVKRLKKAVVESEKMGLLGENILGTGFNFKINIKEGAGAFVCGEETALIASIEGERGMPRPRPPFPANKGLWGCPTIINNVETLANLPSILLKGGKWFKAFGTESSPGTKTFALAGQVAHTGLVEVPMGMTLKEIVFDIGGGLLPGKEFKAVQIGGPSGGCLTKEHLDLKLDYDELRKAGAMIGSGGLVVMGQDTCMVEVAKFFMGFVQNESCGKCVPCREGTKRMLEILTSITKGQATEEDLALLEELAYIVRDGSLCGLGKTAPNPVLTTLRYFRDEYEAHVRDKKCPVGVCKDLQDYFIDAEKCKGCGLCVRVCPAGAITGEKKQPHTIDISKCAKCGTCIEKCKFDAIYTA comes from the coding sequence ATGCTTAAGTCACGTGAAGATTTAATTCAATTAGAACAAAAGGCCAAGGAAGCATTGAAAAGAGAAAAAATGCGCATCCTGGTCTGCGCGGGTACAGGCTGTGTGGCCGGTGGCTCACTGAAGGTGTATGAATCCCTTAAAACTAAGCTTCAAGACAAGGGTCTTCCGGTTAAAGTAATGTTGATGGAAGAAAAGGAAGGCGAACCCTGTGCAGTAAATGTCAGTGGCTGTCACGGATTTTGCCAAATGGGTCCGCTGGTGCGTATTGAGCCTGCCGGAACCCTTTATCACCACGTTAAAGAGGACGATGTGGATGAAATTATCGAAAAACATATCCTCGGCGGTCAGTTAGTTGAAAGATTAATGTATGTGCATCCCACCACCGGTGAGTTGGTTGAAACCCAGGACGAAGTGCCCTTTTATCAAAAACAAAACCGGGTGGCCTTGGAGCACTGCGGCAGAGTTAATCCGGATGACCTTTACGACTATATAGCACATGACGGTTTCCAAGCTCTTGCCAAGGCATTATTTGATATGACTCCGGAACAGGTAATTAATGAAATACTGGAATCGGGCCTAAGGGGACGTGGCGGCGGCGGCTTCCCCACCGGCAGAAAGTGGCAGTTTGCTGCAGCGGCCCAGGGCGATAAAAAGTATATCATTTGTAACGGTGACGAAGGTGACCCCGGTGCCTTTATGGACCGCAGTTTAATGGAAGGTGACCCCTACCGGGTATTTGAAGGTATGATGCTGGCCGGCTATGCCATCGGTGCAGACGAAGGTTATGTCTATGTGCGGGCGGAATACCCCCTAGCAGTTAAGCGCTTAAAGAAAGCGGTTGTAGAGTCTGAAAAGATGGGTCTGTTAGGTGAAAACATTCTCGGCACCGGCTTTAACTTTAAAATTAATATTAAAGAGGGTGCCGGCGCCTTTGTGTGCGGTGAAGAAACTGCACTGATTGCATCAATTGAAGGTGAGCGTGGCATGCCGCGTCCAAGACCGCCGTTCCCGGCCAACAAAGGTCTGTGGGGATGCCCCACCATTATCAACAACGTAGAAACACTGGCTAACTTACCGTCCATTTTATTAAAAGGCGGCAAATGGTTTAAGGCCTTTGGAACCGAAAGCAGCCCAGGAACCAAAACCTTTGCCCTGGCAGGTCAGGTGGCCCATACCGGTTTGGTGGAAGTGCCAATGGGTATGACCTTAAAAGAAATTGTTTTCGACATTGGCGGAGGCCTGTTGCCAGGCAAAGAATTTAAAGCAGTTCAAATTGGTGGCCCGTCAGGGGGTTGCTTAACCAAGGAACACTTAGATTTAAAATTGGATTACGATGAGTTAAGAAAAGCCGGGGCTATGATAGGCTCAGGTGGTTTGGTGGTAATGGGCCAAGACACCTGCATGGTTGAAGTGGCCAAGTTCTTTATGGGCTTTGTGCAAAATGAATCTTGCGGTAAGTGTGTTCCCTGCCGCGAAGGCACCAAGCGCATGCTGGAAATTTTAACATCTATCACCAAGGGTCAAGCCACCGAGGAAGACCTGGCACTGTTGGAAGAATTGGCTTACATTGTGCGGGACGGCTCACTGTGTGGTTTGGGTAAAACAGCACCGAACCCCGTTTTAACCACACTCCGTTATTTCAGAGATGAGTATGAAGCACACGTAAGGGACAAGAAGTGTCCGGTGGGAGTTTGTAAAGATTTACAGGATTACTTCATTGATGCTGAAAAATGTAAGGGTTGCGGGTTGTGCGTAAGGGTTTGTCCTGCCGGAGCTATCACCGGTGAGAAGAAGCAACCACATACCATTGACATTAGCAAGTGCGCCAAATGTGGAACTTGCATAGAGAAGTGCAAATTTGACGCTATTTACACGGCATAG
- a CDS encoding FMN-binding glutamate synthase family protein: MYKIVENIVRNIMNETIDKAFLRMARDQYTENIFEMIPVTQKVGVVNLMEVVMRSSGGQPPARPLGSYMRFSPWNKFLFNPVHLFRFPTPDNVSITTAVTIGKRARKPLELAIPIMIAGMSFGGALSKSVKIALAKGASASGTATNTGEAGLMEEEREAAKLLIGQYNRGGWLNEREKYSRLDAIEIQLGQGAQGSSPQRTAAKNIGPDFREVFDIPEGEDARIHSRLPGIDTKEQFIALVRKLKDETGVPVGLKIAATHHLEKELQIALEAEVDFITIDGAEGGTHAAAPTLEDDLGLPTLFAISRAANFLLNKGANQDVSLIASGGLITPGDFLKAMALGAHAVYIGTAAVMATLGAQLVKAIPFEPPTSLSVYNAKITDKFDIEEGAKTLFNFLNASVLEMQSLCYSLGKTGLAEVSKSDLCCLDPFLARATGVELAYIPHEQQDEFFNFLASSPYFGSPHKHTANDHHQPPIN; encoded by the coding sequence ATGTATAAGATTGTTGAGAATATTGTCCGCAACATCATGAACGAGACGATAGATAAGGCCTTTCTTAGGATGGCTCGGGATCAGTACACTGAAAATATTTTTGAAATGATTCCGGTTACCCAAAAGGTGGGGGTGGTCAACCTAATGGAGGTGGTAATGCGCTCCAGCGGCGGACAACCTCCTGCCCGGCCTTTGGGCAGTTATATGCGCTTTTCCCCTTGGAATAAATTCTTATTTAATCCTGTTCATTTATTTCGTTTTCCAACGCCGGACAATGTTAGCATTACAACGGCTGTTACCATAGGTAAACGCGCCAGAAAACCTTTGGAGTTGGCTATCCCAATTATGATAGCCGGCATGTCCTTTGGTGGAGCTCTCAGCAAGAGTGTTAAAATTGCCTTGGCAAAGGGTGCATCTGCCTCCGGTACGGCAACTAATACCGGCGAAGCCGGTCTGATGGAAGAAGAGCGTGAGGCGGCAAAGCTTCTTATTGGGCAGTACAACCGGGGTGGATGGTTAAATGAGCGTGAAAAGTATTCCAGGTTGGATGCCATTGAAATTCAGCTTGGGCAAGGTGCCCAGGGGTCATCCCCCCAGCGGACGGCTGCCAAAAACATAGGGCCTGATTTTAGGGAGGTCTTTGACATTCCCGAAGGGGAGGACGCCCGCATTCATTCCCGGCTGCCGGGTATAGATACTAAGGAACAATTTATTGCCCTGGTAAGAAAACTAAAGGATGAAACCGGGGTGCCGGTGGGTTTAAAAATTGCAGCAACCCACCATTTAGAAAAGGAACTGCAAATTGCACTGGAAGCCGAGGTTGATTTTATTACCATAGACGGTGCCGAGGGGGGAACCCATGCAGCCGCCCCTACCTTAGAAGATGATCTGGGGCTGCCCACCTTGTTTGCAATTTCCCGGGCGGCTAATTTTCTACTAAATAAGGGTGCAAACCAAGACGTCAGTTTAATTGCTTCGGGGGGATTAATTACACCCGGTGATTTTCTAAAAGCTATGGCCTTGGGTGCCCACGCCGTTTATATTGGCACGGCTGCGGTAATGGCCACCTTGGGTGCCCAGCTGGTTAAGGCAATTCCCTTTGAACCGCCAACCAGTTTGTCTGTCTATAATGCTAAAATCACAGATAAATTTGATATTGAGGAAGGGGCTAAAACCTTGTTTAACTTCCTCAATGCCTCGGTTCTTGAAATGCAGTCCCTTTGTTATTCTTTAGGGAAAACCGGTCTCGCAGAGGTAAGTAAATCAGACTTGTGCTGCTTAGATCCCTTTTTAGCCAGGGCCACCGGTGTTGAATTGGCTTATATTCCCCATGAACAGCAAGATGAGTTTTTTAACTTCTTGGCAAGTTCTCCATACTTTGGCAGCCCTCACAAACATACGGCAAATGATCACCATCAACCACCCATAAACTAA
- the dinB gene encoding DNA polymerase IV — MFVYNRAMGNKVIFLIDMNSFFASVHQAMEPALRQQPVIVCGDPAKRHGIVLAASYPAKAYGVKTGMTVNEAKRLCPQGVFVAPRYHHYFEFSTRILNILRDFSPLVEPFSIDEAFVDVTGCAGLFGTPREMAVKIKERIKNEVGVTCSVGIGPNKLLAKMAADLQKPDGLVVLNHSDVPSKLWPLPVRKLFGVGSRYEKHFSRLNIKTIGDLANYPVEILRSKFGLMGEVLHLSAKGIDHSPVDPSSLEQVKSIGNQITLPRDYCGFDEIGVVILELAEQVCYRARMAGYLGKTIALTLRDHNLISSTHSQTLAQPSNITNEIYQGAVALMHKHWPNYIRVRSVALTLSNLTDNYSRQLSMLGDTLKEEQADRACDAIKNRWGYHAIKRAVSLTERGVFYDRKKNR, encoded by the coding sequence ATGTTTGTATATAATAGGGCCATGGGCAATAAAGTTATTTTTCTCATCGACATGAATAGTTTTTTTGCATCGGTACATCAGGCAATGGAGCCGGCCCTACGACAGCAACCGGTAATTGTGTGCGGCGACCCTGCCAAGCGGCACGGCATTGTGTTGGCCGCCAGCTACCCGGCCAAAGCCTACGGCGTAAAAACCGGCATGACGGTGAATGAGGCCAAAAGGCTTTGCCCCCAGGGGGTTTTTGTGGCCCCCCGTTACCACCATTATTTTGAGTTTTCCACTCGAATATTAAACATCTTACGTGATTTTAGTCCGCTGGTGGAGCCCTTCAGCATAGACGAGGCCTTTGTTGATGTAACCGGATGTGCCGGCCTATTTGGTACGCCCCGGGAAATGGCTGTCAAGATAAAGGAACGGATTAAAAATGAAGTGGGGGTGACCTGCAGCGTGGGCATAGGCCCCAACAAACTGCTGGCCAAAATGGCGGCAGATTTACAAAAACCCGATGGGCTGGTGGTACTAAACCACTCAGATGTACCTTCAAAACTGTGGCCGCTGCCGGTGCGCAAACTTTTTGGGGTGGGGAGCAGATATGAAAAGCACTTCTCTAGATTAAATATTAAAACCATTGGAGATTTGGCAAATTACCCGGTGGAAATTTTGAGGAGTAAATTTGGCCTAATGGGAGAGGTGCTGCACCTTTCGGCCAAGGGCATTGACCACAGCCCGGTGGATCCCTCAAGCCTGGAACAGGTAAAAAGCATCGGCAACCAAATTACCCTGCCCCGGGATTATTGCGGTTTTGATGAGATCGGTGTGGTCATTTTAGAGTTGGCCGAGCAGGTTTGCTACCGGGCCAGAATGGCGGGTTACTTAGGCAAAACCATAGCACTGACACTGCGCGATCACAACTTGATTAGCAGTACCCACTCCCAAACTCTGGCACAGCCATCCAACATCACCAACGAAATTTACCAAGGGGCAGTGGCACTGATGCACAAACACTGGCCCAACTATATACGGGTGCGCTCGGTGGCTTTAACCCTTTCTAATCTCACCGATAACTACTCCCGCCAGCTGAGCATGCTCGGTGACACCCTTAAAGAAGAACAGGCAGACAGAGCCTGCGACGCCATCAAAAACCGCTGGGGATACCATGCCATAAAAAGGGCGGTATCATTAACGGAACGGGGAGTTTTTTATGACAGGAAGAAAAATAGATAA
- a CDS encoding HPP family protein: protein MDEVKKVSDLMIPLSMYPVVYDTDGIKEATKVFRRHLRKSGKEYRAVLVFSKTEKIDGEERLVGILRVRDIMNVIKMNAAREEVNPKPFGNSWAFFYKAPQEEPITKVADALLPLKNFGVGPDQTVDEALDIMIENGLNMLLVFDGKKAVGVIRVFDLLKYLTDLLEDDDE from the coding sequence ATGGATGAGGTAAAAAAGGTTAGTGACTTAATGATCCCTTTGTCTATGTATCCGGTGGTATACGACACAGACGGGATTAAAGAAGCTACCAAAGTTTTTCGGCGTCACCTACGAAAAAGTGGTAAGGAATACCGGGCAGTTTTGGTATTTAGTAAAACTGAAAAAATAGATGGTGAAGAGCGGCTGGTGGGCATACTGCGGGTGCGGGATATTATGAATGTTATTAAGATGAATGCTGCCCGGGAAGAAGTTAACCCGAAACCATTTGGTAACTCATGGGCATTTTTCTATAAGGCACCACAAGAGGAGCCTATCACCAAAGTAGCCGATGCTTTACTACCCCTAAAAAATTTTGGTGTAGGGCCCGATCAAACGGTGGACGAAGCTTTGGATATCATGATTGAAAATGGTTTGAATATGTTGTTGGTTTTTGATGGCAAAAAAGCGGTGGGTGTAATTAGGGTTTTTGATTTGCTAAAATATCTGACTGATTTGTTAGAAGATGATGATGAATAG
- a CDS encoding complex I 24 kDa subunit family protein yields MESPQRKFQKLQEIINKHEAKTSHLIAILQEVQEEYRYLPEEVLTYIATAMKLPPATVFGVATFYAQFSLIPKGKYVIRICDGTACHVRGAGPINFALRKELKLKDDQSTTEDLQFTVETVSCLGACGLAPVVTVNDVEVYGQATPEGVLEVINKINSAETSS; encoded by the coding sequence ATGGAATCGCCGCAAAGAAAATTTCAAAAACTGCAGGAAATTATCAACAAGCACGAAGCAAAAACATCTCATCTGATTGCAATCCTGCAGGAGGTACAGGAAGAGTATCGCTATCTTCCTGAGGAGGTGCTCACTTACATAGCCACAGCTATGAAGTTGCCTCCGGCGACAGTATTTGGGGTAGCCACGTTTTATGCACAGTTTTCTCTCATCCCCAAAGGCAAGTACGTAATTAGAATTTGTGACGGCACAGCCTGTCACGTGCGGGGGGCTGGGCCCATCAACTTTGCACTGCGCAAAGAACTAAAGTTAAAGGATGACCAATCAACTACCGAAGATTTGCAATTTACTGTTGAAACGGTATCCTGCCTGGGTGCCTGCGGTTTGGCCCCAGTGGTAACGGTGAACGATGTAGAGGTTTACGGGCAAGCGACCCCGGAAGGTGTGCTGGAAGTTATCAACAAGATAAATTCTGCGGAAACTTCTTCTTAA
- a CDS encoding methyl-accepting chemotaxis protein — MAIPVFEEGELVGCVGVGFDISIQEEIANISETLAASTEEISSSTEEMAASAQQLSSMQGQLSAVAQETSDRLEKTDEILKFINDVAGQTKLLGLNAAIEAARAGDAGRGFHVVADEIRKLSDRSTRSVKDIADIISQIRENTDKLMNLVGQTNNISETQSETSQYIAKAIEENALLAEKLSNISKEML; from the coding sequence GTGGCTATACCTGTCTTTGAAGAAGGCGAGCTTGTGGGTTGTGTGGGGGTAGGTTTTGATATATCTATACAGGAGGAAATTGCAAATATTTCAGAAACCTTAGCAGCTTCAACGGAGGAAATCAGCAGTAGTACGGAAGAGATGGCTGCATCTGCCCAACAACTTTCATCTATGCAGGGCCAGCTGAGTGCGGTTGCCCAAGAAACTAGCGATAGGTTAGAAAAGACCGACGAAATACTTAAATTTATTAATGACGTTGCCGGCCAGACAAAGTTGTTGGGGTTAAATGCTGCCATTGAAGCGGCTCGGGCCGGTGATGCGGGTAGAGGTTTTCATGTTGTTGCCGATGAAATTAGGAAACTGTCAGATCGCAGTACCCGTTCGGTAAAAGATATTGCGGATATTATTAGTCAAATTCGTGAAAACACTGATAAATTGATGAATTTGGTAGGACAAACAAACAATATCAGTGAAACCCAGTCCGAAACCTCACAATACATTGCCAAGGCCATTGAAGAAAATGCCCTTCTGGCAGAAAAACTAAGTAACATATCTAAAGAGATGCTTTAA
- a CDS encoding GerAB/ArcD/ProY family transporter yields the protein MTALNSRQLFWIIVGFILGSAILLITGILVSTASQDAWLSLIIGAFLGIIPLLLVTKLSCLYPGKSLVQYSQLILGKFAGKIVGIIWCWFALHLGVLVLRNFADFIMISMLPRTPEIVIYITFIIPVILVLFAGIGVFGNVVQIISPVVLSLFIMVTVIMMPQFDFGYLQPVLQQGIHNIIWGSMQVFAFPFGEMVLIASILPSLKDKEKCTQVLLKGLLVATILLLLGLFRTVLVLGVEDTQRLIYPVMEPAKIEIFGFIRGLEVIIIINWYSFGFIKFAVCLYAFCRGFSNLTGCHSYKPIIIPASIVMISLAIISFNNIAEQFNYALTFWPIFTIPIQLFIPAILLAVAKLKK from the coding sequence ATGACCGCTCTAAATAGCAGGCAGTTGTTTTGGATAATAGTTGGTTTTATATTAGGAAGCGCCATACTGCTGATCACCGGTATATTGGTAAGTACCGCATCCCAGGATGCCTGGTTATCATTAATTATCGGTGCCTTTCTAGGTATAATACCACTGCTGTTAGTTACTAAACTGTCCTGTCTTTACCCGGGAAAATCACTTGTGCAATACAGCCAGTTAATTTTGGGTAAGTTTGCGGGCAAAATTGTTGGCATTATTTGGTGTTGGTTTGCTTTACATTTGGGGGTTCTGGTACTAAGAAATTTTGCAGATTTTATTATGATTTCTATGCTGCCGCGCACTCCGGAAATAGTTATTTACATCACCTTTATCATACCGGTTATCCTTGTGCTCTTTGCAGGTATAGGAGTCTTTGGAAATGTTGTTCAGATAATATCTCCGGTGGTATTGTCTTTGTTCATCATGGTTACGGTTATCATGATGCCGCAATTTGACTTTGGATATTTACAGCCGGTGCTGCAGCAAGGTATTCATAACATTATCTGGGGTTCAATGCAAGTTTTTGCCTTTCCCTTCGGCGAAATGGTACTGATAGCAAGTATACTGCCGTCATTAAAGGATAAAGAGAAGTGCACGCAGGTTTTATTAAAGGGCTTGTTAGTTGCCACCATTTTGCTGTTGTTAGGTTTGTTTAGAACGGTTCTGGTATTGGGAGTGGAAGATACACAAAGACTGATCTACCCAGTGATGGAGCCGGCAAAAATAGAAATCTTCGGTTTTATCCGCGGCTTGGAAGTTATTATTATCATTAACTGGTATAGCTTTGGCTTTATAAAATTTGCCGTATGCCTATATGCCTTTTGTAGAGGTTTTTCTAATCTGACCGGCTGCCATAGCTATAAGCCCATTATTATACCCGCATCTATTGTAATGATTTCTTTAGCCATAATAAGTTTTAATAATATTGCAGAACAATTTAATTACGCTTTAACATTTTGGCCAATATTCACCATTCCAATACAGCTCTTTATACCTGCAATTCTATTGGCGGTGGCAAAGTTGAAAAAGTAA
- a CDS encoding helix-turn-helix domain-containing protein, with the protein MSLGDRLKQIRVNNNLSVRQLAQQVGVTASFIYQLEQNKVSPSFSTLKSIAAALDTNMSLLIEDELPEEWVIVRKENRKSIACESDDVKLEMLAFLGTRNKKMQPLVFNLEAGETKVDLPSFPGTHEDFIYILRGKVEVSVNNKKYVLEKDDAAYFIFDDPSSITNIGDERATGLWVVSPPGI; encoded by the coding sequence ATGTCTTTAGGTGATCGACTAAAACAAATACGTGTCAACAATAATCTAAGTGTTAGGCAGCTGGCCCAACAGGTGGGCGTCACGGCCAGTTTTATTTATCAGCTTGAGCAAAACAAAGTTTCACCTTCATTTTCCACATTAAAGAGTATAGCTGCAGCATTAGATACTAATATGAGTTTGCTCATTGAGGATGAGCTGCCCGAGGAATGGGTAATAGTCAGGAAAGAAAACAGAAAGAGTATAGCTTGTGAAAGTGATGATGTAAAACTAGAAATGTTGGCTTTCCTGGGTACCAGAAACAAAAAAATGCAGCCGCTGGTATTTAATCTAGAGGCGGGCGAAACTAAAGTTGACCTGCCTTCATTTCCGGGTACCCATGAGGACTTTATTTATATCTTAAGAGGGAAGGTGGAAGTATCTGTAAATAACAAGAAGTATGTTTTAGAAAAAGATGATGCCGCTTATTTTATTTTTGATGATCCCAGCTCGATAACCAACATTGGTGACGAGCGGGCAACCGGTTTATGGGTGGTTAGCCCACCGGGGATATGA
- a CDS encoding [FeFe] hydrogenase, group A, which translates to MSTGKVTLDGQLVEINGAKNILELARRVGIQLPTFCYHSELSIYGACRLCVVEVEKMGVVASCSTPPSDGMVIHTNTERIRRLRRMIIELLLANHDRECPTCGKSTSCKLQTLAKQFGISKVRFGKRDVKLPLDESGTSIIKDPNKCILCGDCVRMCKEIQGIGVWDFAHRGSQTQVTTAFGKDLTEVNCVNCGQCVAVCPTGALIVKPEVNEAWAAIHDPNKTVVVQIAPAVRVALGEEFGLGASEKLTGQIVAALKKMGVDRVFDTLFTADMTTIEESMEFLDRLENGGKLPLFTSCCPGWIKYCEQTHSDLLENLSSCRSPQQMFGSLVKKHYAKKIGKDAKDLVCISIMPCTAKKFEAKRPEFKTDGNADVDIVLTTVELAQMIREAGIIFEELEPVGFDNPLGMGSGSALIFGASGGVMESVVRFVAGYVGGEEVGRVDFLPVRGAEGIKETELEVEGNVLKLAVVNGLANAEKLIQKVKNGEAFYHAVEVMCCPTGCVGGGGQPDKNDTAARIQRIKETYRLDAINQVHKPQDNIYVNKILDEWFGGPATSGTHEDLHTQYTPRRRISGKPIDVNNIEKGDATVNVSVCVGTGCYLRGSYDIMNRFAELIKELGLEGHVQLRGTFCLEKCDQGVSIKVEDDIISGVTIDNAEQVFKTNVAIRVDLPVNK; encoded by the coding sequence ATGAGTACCGGCAAAGTGACATTAGACGGTCAATTAGTTGAGATAAACGGTGCGAAAAATATTCTTGAATTAGCGCGCCGGGTGGGTATTCAGTTACCTACATTTTGTTATCATTCAGAATTGAGTATTTATGGTGCCTGCCGCCTTTGTGTGGTAGAGGTAGAAAAAATGGGTGTGGTGGCCTCTTGTTCAACACCGCCCAGCGACGGTATGGTTATACATACCAACACCGAGCGTATAAGACGGCTGCGCCGCATGATTATCGAGCTGCTTTTGGCAAACCACGATCGCGAATGCCCCACCTGTGGCAAGAGCACTAGCTGTAAACTGCAGACCTTGGCTAAGCAGTTCGGTATAAGCAAAGTTCGTTTTGGAAAACGTGATGTTAAACTGCCCCTGGATGAATCCGGCACCAGCATTATTAAAGACCCCAACAAGTGTATTCTCTGCGGCGACTGTGTGCGGATGTGTAAAGAAATTCAAGGTATCGGTGTTTGGGACTTTGCCCACCGTGGCAGCCAAACTCAGGTTACCACTGCCTTTGGCAAGGATCTTACCGAAGTTAACTGCGTAAACTGTGGCCAGTGTGTGGCTGTATGCCCCACCGGTGCATTGATTGTTAAGCCGGAAGTAAATGAAGCCTGGGCAGCCATCCATGATCCTAACAAAACCGTTGTGGTGCAAATTGCTCCTGCGGTGCGGGTGGCATTGGGTGAAGAATTTGGCCTGGGAGCCAGTGAAAAGTTAACCGGTCAAATAGTGGCAGCATTGAAGAAGATGGGTGTTGACAGAGTGTTCGATACTTTATTCACTGCCGATATGACCACCATTGAAGAATCTATGGAATTTTTAGACCGGTTAGAAAACGGTGGCAAACTGCCCCTGTTTACCTCCTGCTGCCCCGGTTGGATTAAATACTGTGAACAGACCCACTCAGACTTGTTAGAAAATCTTTCTAGCTGTCGTTCACCACAGCAAATGTTTGGCTCATTGGTGAAAAAGCACTATGCCAAGAAAATCGGCAAAGATGCCAAAGATCTGGTGTGCATTTCTATAATGCCCTGTACAGCTAAGAAGTTTGAGGCTAAACGTCCGGAGTTTAAAACCGATGGCAATGCTGATGTAGATATTGTACTCACCACGGTGGAACTGGCTCAAATGATTAGGGAAGCAGGCATTATTTTTGAAGAGTTAGAGCCGGTGGGCTTTGACAATCCGCTGGGAATGGGTTCCGGCAGTGCCTTAATCTTTGGCGCATCCGGCGGTGTGATGGAGTCTGTGGTACGTTTCGTGGCCGGTTATGTTGGCGGCGAAGAAGTTGGCCGGGTAGATTTTCTACCGGTGCGCGGTGCTGAAGGCATCAAAGAAACAGAATTAGAAGTTGAAGGCAATGTGTTAAAGTTGGCGGTGGTTAACGGCCTGGCCAATGCAGAAAAATTAATTCAAAAGGTCAAGAACGGCGAGGCTTTCTATCATGCAGTTGAAGTAATGTGTTGCCCCACCGGTTGTGTGGGTGGCGGCGGACAGCCTGACAAAAACGATACTGCTGCCAGAATCCAGCGTATCAAGGAAACTTATCGCCTAGATGCCATCAACCAGGTACACAAACCACAGGATAATATTTATGTTAATAAAATATTAGATGAATGGTTTGGCGGTCCTGCCACCAGTGGCACCCATGAAGATTTGCATACCCAATATACACCACGTCGGCGGATCAGCGGAAAACCCATAGATGTAAACAACATTGAAAAGGGTGATGCAACTGTGAATGTTTCGGTATGTGTGGGTACCGGATGTTACTTGCGCGGCTCTTACGATATCATGAATAGATTCGCCGAGTTGATTAAAGAATTAGGCTTAGAGGGCCATGTGCAGTTAAGAGGCACCTTCTGTCTGGAAAAATGTGACCAGGGCGTATCCATTAAGGTTGAAGACGACATTATCAGCGGTGTGACAATTGACAACGCAGAACAAGTTTTCAAAACTAATGTAGCCATTAGAGTGGATTTGCCAGTAAATAAATAA